CACGACATTGAGTCGTCCCGGGGTGCCCTCGTTGCAGAAGCCGGCGCGTACCATCTGGAATGACTCATTGCCAGCCAGCTTGCGCTTGACCATGTTTGGCAGCTCCAGACCTTCAAACATGAAGTCAAGAAATTCTTCCTGGGAAATCTGGAATACGAATTCGTCTATGCCCTCGCCACTGTCGCTGGCACCACTGCCTCCACCGCCACTACCCTGACCCTGTCCGGGACGGGGAATACGATCGCCGGTGACAAACTCCTTATTGCCAGGTAGCACCTGCTCCATATAGCCGCCGCGCCCATTGGAAAAGATTGGTTCTTTCAGGTCGCGTGCGGGAATACTGATCTTCTCGCCTTTATCCATATCGGTGATGGATCGGCTGTTCATGGCTTCGCCGACAGCTTTCTTGATGTGTGCTTTGTAACGCCGTAAAAAACGCTGGCGATTAACGGTACTTTTCTTTTTGCCGTTGAGACGGCGGTCGATGATGTAGCTCATAGTACTGCCCTAGACCTAGCTTTTTCAGGTCGTGAGTGGCGGTGCTGATGCCGGTGGCAGTTTGTGAGGCACGAACTAGGTGCCTCGAAACCCATCACTGGGGGTGCGTCTGAGGCTATCCAGGCCGCAGACGGGCTCACAAACAGGCACCGGCACTTTCACCGCCACATAAATATCTCCGGATCCACCGCGTCAGATTACTGAGACTTACGTACCCGCAGGTACCACTCGGAAAGCAGTCGCACTTGTTTCTCTGTGTAACCGCGTTCGACCATACGCGCCACAAAGTCAGCGTGTTTTTTCTGGTCATCTGCGGATGCTTTGGTATTGAAAGAAATGACTGGCAGCAGATCCTCGGTGTTGGAGAACATCTTCTTCTCGATCACCGCGCGCAGTTTTTCGTAGGAGCGCCAGTCAGGGTTCTTACCCTGATTGCCCGCGCGAGCGCGCAGAACGAAGTTGACGATTTCGTTACGGAAATCCTTCGGATTGGAAATTCCGGCGGGTTTTTCCGTCTTTTCCAGCTCCTCGTTCAGTGCCGCACGATCAAGAATTTCGCCGGTTTCCGGATCGCGGTATTCCTGATCCTGAATCCAGAAGTCCGCGTAAGTTACATAACGGTCAAACAGGTTCTGGCCGTATTCCGCATAGGATTCAAGATACGCCGTTTGAATTTCCTTGCCGATAAACTCCACATAGCGCGGTGCCAGATATTCCTTGATGAACCCCAGGTAGTTTTCCTGCTGTTCCGGCGGGAACTGCTCCTGTTCTATCTGTTGCTCCAATACATACAACAGGTGTACCGGGTTGGCCGCCACTTCGGTAGCGTCAAAATTGAACACCTTGGAAAGGATCTTGAAGGCGAAGCGGGTGGAAAGGCCGTTCATGCCCTCATCCACACCGGCGTTGTCACGGTACTCCTGAATGGTCTTCGCTTTTGGATCGGTGTCTTTCAGGTTTTCGCCGTCATATACCCGCATCTTGGAAAAAATACTCGAATTTTCCGGGTTCTTGGTGCGGGAGAGAACCGAGAACTGCGCCAGCATACGCAGGGTGTCCGGTGCGCAGGGGGCTTTCGCCAGAGAACTATTTTCCAACAGCTTGTCGTAAATCTTGATCTCTTCCTTGACCCGCAGGCAGTAGGGTACCTTGACAATGTAAATGCGGTCGAGGAACGCCTCATTATTGCGGTTATTACGGAAAGTTTGCCATTCAGATTCGTTGGAGTGAGCCAGGATCACACCGTTGAATGGGATAGCACCGAGGCCTTCGGTGCTGTTGTAGTTGCCTTCCTGAGTCGCGGTCAGCAGTGGATGCAGCACCTTGATCGGCGCCTTGAACATTTCTACAAATTCCATCAGCCCTTGATTGGAGCGGCACAGGCTGCCGGAAAAACTATACGCATCCGGATCGTTTTGTGGAAAGTCTTCCAGCTTGCGGATGTCCACCTTGCCCACCAGGGAAGAAATATCCTGGTTGTTCTCATCGCCGGGTTCAGTTTTCGCAATGGCAATCTGGTCGAGAATAGACGGTCTGATTTTCACCACTTTGAATTTGGTGATATCACCGTTGTACTCGTGCAGTCGCTTTACCGCCCACGGCGACATGATGGTATTCACATAGCGACGGGGAATACCGTAGTCCTCTTCGAGGATCTGGCCATCTTCTGTGGGTGAGAAAAGGGCAAGGGGAGATTCAAACACCGGAGACCCTTTGATGGCGTAGATCGGAACCTGCTCCATTAGCGCCTTGAGACGCTCTGCCAGCGAGGACTTGCCGCCGCCGACGGGGCCGAGCAGGTAAAGAATCTGTTTCTTTTCTTCTAGTCCCTGGGCGGCATGGCGGAAGAAGGAGACGATCTGCTCAATAGCTTCTTCCATGCCATAGAATTCACTAAAGGCCTTGTACCGCTTGATGACCTTGTTGGAGAAAATGCGTGAGAGCCGGGGGTCCCGAGAGGTGTCGACCAGCTCGGCTTCGCCGATGGCCATCAGCATGCGCTCGGCGGGAGAAGCATAGGCACTGCGGTCGTGTTTGCACAGTTCCAGATATTCCTGGATGGTGAGCTCTTCCTCCTGAACCGATTCGTAGCGTTCCAGGTAGTGGTTGAATATCGACATGGTTTACGACTCCCTGTAGCGTACCGCGTCAGTAACCGGCCTCCTGCCGTGGATTACCTACTGCGCTGCTGCGTGGTGGTGACCGCGAATACATCTCGCAGCGACTGCTTGAGAGTGCTGACGTGCGAAAACGCTATCTTTATTACCTATTGATTGTGCGGCGGTACTGCTGCCGCAATCGAGGGACTGCATTCAGTTCCCGCACTTTCAGGATAGTCACCGCTGTGACATTGAAAGGGCTATAGAATGAAAAAACGAGGGGTTTTGCGCCAGTTTTGCGAAAGGTGTTTGCGGGTTAAAATGCGCCACATTCCAGGCTGGCAAGCTGCTTGCTAGCCCCGCTTGGCGGCAGGCAGCGGGAATCGCGACAAAAACTTAACCATATATAAGGAAGATCATGAACGTTCTGGTAACTGGGGGCGCCGGCTATATCGGCAGTCACACCTGTGTTGAGCTCCTCGAGGCCGGTTTCTCGCCGGTGGTAATCGACAACCTCTGCAATAGTAGTGAAGAGGCGCTCCAGCGGGTGCAGGCCATTACCGGTAAAGCGGTTCCCTTCCACCAGGTGGATATCAAAGACGCTGATGGGCTGCGGGAGATTTTTCGTCAGTACAACATCGCCGCGGTGATCCACTTTGCTGGCCTCAAGGCCGTTGGCGAATCCGTTTCCCAACCCCTGCGCTATTACCAGAACAATGTTGCAGGAACCGTCACTCTTTGCCAGGTGATGGAAGAGTTTGGTGTGAACCAGCTGATCTTCAGCTCCTCCGCCACCGTGTACGGCGACCCTGCCAGCGTGCCGATTCGCGAAGACTTCCCCACCGGCGCCACCAATCCTTACGGTGCCAGCAAGCTGATGGTCGAGGATATTCTGCAGGACCTGTGTAAGGCTCCGGGTAATCAGTGGAAGGTCAGCCTGTTGCGCTACTTCAACCCGATTGGTGCCCACGAGAGTGGCACTATCGGCGAAGATCCTGCGGGAATACCTAACAACTTGCTGCCCTTTGTCGCTCAGGTGGCCGTGGGGCGCTTGCCGCAACTTCAGGTATTCGGCGATGACTACCCAACGCCGGATGGCACCGGTGTGCGTGACTATATCCATGTGGTCGATTTGGCTCGCGGCCACTTAGCGGCGTTGAATAAGCTGCAGAAAGAGGAAACTGAAGCCGGCTGCTACACCTATAACCTTGGCACTGGCCGCGGTAGCTCCGTACTGGAAATCGTGCGCGCCTTTGCTGAAGCCTCCCAGAAAGAAATTCCCTACCAAGTCGTCCCCCGCCGCCCTGGTGATATCGCTGAGTGCTACGCGGACCCCACATTCGCGGAACAGGAACTGGGGTGGAAGACCGAGCTTGATCTCAAACGTATGGTGGAAGATACCTGGCGCTGGCAGTCGCAGAATCCGAATGGTTATTCAGATTGAAGCCGAGCAAATAATATGAGCGAAATAGCGGGCCTGCGGGCCCGTTTTTATTTTGTGCGGTGGAAATATACGTACTGAAATTACACAATAGCCAGATGTCTGAATTCAACGATTTCAGTAAAAAATTGGTTTTCAGGTAGCTGGCAGAAAATTCATCTGGCTCTGAAATAGAACGGAGATTCTACTATTTCTGGAGTATCACATGTAAGGCATTGACTTTTAACGACTTATAAATATGCTCAATAGCCAATGCCAAAGTGTGCGAAAACGCTGAAATTCTCGTTATTTCGCACAGACGTTCCTTGATGTTGAGGGAAGCTGTTGAATTGAAAGGGATATTCTCCAAATCTAGAGTATCGCGGTAGGTAAATAGTAGCCCGAGAGATATAAGGCTGTAGGCCTTTGAATAAACTGTTATGGGTCGTAAAAATAGCATGAACAAAATACTCATATTATTTTTGATTTTTTCCTCGACGTTGGTGCAAGCCAGCGTGGATAAAGACTTATGTCCAACCTTGAATCTCGGAATCCAAAAATCTGAAGCTACGCCTGTAGTAAAAGTTGCACCTGAATATCCGAAAAGTACGGGTCGTTATCTGCCGGCATGTGTAATCGTCTCTTTTGAGCTCAAAGAGAAACCTGGCTCAGAAGGAAAGGTGTTAATTCCAAGTAACATAAAAATCGAAAGCGCTACGATGGAAGTATGGAAAGAGCCAATGAAAGTTGCCGTGTCAAAATGGGTATATTTGTCAAAAAATGTAGAGTACCGCGGGCGCCAATATGTAGATTACAGGCTCCAGCTGGCAAACCCATAACAAGTGACTACGACTCTGAGGGAACCTAACCCGCTGTTGAACACACCTCCATCTAACTGATCTGGAGGTGTCAAATGGCACGCAGAAAGCACTACAACTACGACGACGACGATTTAAGGCGACTGCGGTCGCGTTAACCGAAATTCCCGGTGTGGTTGCCAAACATGTGGCGGAAGCACTCGATATCCATGAAGTCATGCTTTATCGTTGGCGTATGGAAATGCGACGGGGCAGATCATGCCTAAGAAGAAAAAAATGCAAATTGATCCAGAGGTCAAATCTGAGCTGAAGCGGCTCAGGAAGCTGGAGCGCGGTTGAGTGCGAGGTTTTGCGCAATAAATCGGTTGTGAGATTAATGTTGGTTGGGGTTTACGCCTCTTAGGTACTGTTTGGTGTAGTCGACCAAAATTATTTTTTTGTTGCATAATTAACGGAGATTTATTGATGCCTATTCTGAAGTGGATTATTCAATATCTCTTGATGTTATTTGTATTGTTCCTGCTTTTTTCTGGCGTTCAATACTTGAAAGGTAAAGATTTTGAGTATGCGGTGGAGTTTGGTGTGCTGTGGGCTATTGTAAGCTCAACCATTTTCCTGGTTGTGCGTATAAGGAATTACAAAAATCGGATTACGTGTAAATTATGTAAGGATCTGCCGGAGCACTAGTTGAGCTTCCCCTGCGAGGCGACATTTGGAGGTTCGACGGCATGGGCCATAACAATAAAAATATAAAAATGTATTAAACATGGGATGTTCTTAGAAATTATGCCGCCATTGTGCTTGTTCTGTTTTTACTGTCGGATATTTTGTTTGGGAAGTATTCGCAAAAAACAATGGACTGAGGAAGTATATCTATATTCCATCTGGTGACCGCGCTTAAAAAATTTGCAATCGAAAACCTCTTGGTTGCCTTAAAGAAACTTAGCCTCCGCTGATTGTTATCTATAATAGGAGTGTGAATGGATATAGTGATATTCCTGTTTCAGGCATCTTGGATTGCTGGAGTGATTTCTGGACTTGCTGCAGCGATGAACATGGCAGCGCTCAATAAACATGCTGTGCGGGCCCCATGGTTTCTAAAATTGTCTGGAATATCGCTGCTGTTTTCAAAGTGCTATCCAAACCACAATATGCAGAGAAAGATTACTCTCACTCTAGAGTTGATTTGTGTATTTTGTATTTTTTTGACTTTGCGTCTGATAATTCAGGCTAAATAATCTATGGGGACGTATGAAATGGAATATCTTGGTTTTCTTGGATTTGTTTTTTCTCTCATTGCTTTGCACAAGATTAGTAATCTTGAAAAGAAACTTAAGAGGTTGGACGTGTTGCCAAATGACTTCGACTCAGATGCAGATGAAGATAAAACCAAGTAAAGAGAGCTTTTTCATGCTTTTTTTTGCAGTTTTCGAATAGAAGTCATGTGAGCCCTGATGAGGGTGCCAAGTTTCAGTGCTTTGACGGAGTGCCATACTTATGAAAGGAAGCTGTTTATGTGGTCAGATTCAGTATCAAATTGAAAAGCTAGATGGCGCTATTCAGCATTGTTCATGTAAGACATGTAGGAAGGCGCACTCTGCGGCGTTCAATACCGCTGCCGCGGTATTAAAAGAAAGTTTCTCGTGGGAAAAAGGAGAGGATAAGTTATCGGCTTATGAATCTTCTCCTGGAAAAGTTCGCTACTTTTGTTCAAATTGCGGATCGCAGCTAATCGCGACAAAGGAAGGAAGCCCAAATTACATACTTCGCGTAGCAACTTTAGATGAAGATCCGGGGGTGAAAGCTGAGTTCGGTATTTGGAGATCCCATGAGGTTTCCTGGCTGGAGTATGGCGAGCATATTCCCGCATACAATGAGTGGCAGCCAGGCAGATAGCCTGTATTTTTGTACGTTGAAATGGTGTCGATGACGATGTGGCATAAAACCGAAGAACAGAAGTTAATATCAGCCTGTATACACGCCTGTAATTTGATCGAGGACTCTAAGATTTGTGGCGGATGTTTCCGCACAACAGGTGAAATTGAAGCCTGGAGAAAGCTTGATGAGGCCGCTCGAAAGATCATCTTGCAAAAGGCTGAAATGCGCAAACTGAGCTCTCAGGGAATACCCGAGCTCTGACAAGCTTCGCAGGTACAGTCTGTTACTGCAGCGTGCAATCCGCACAAAAGAAGTTTTCATCCTCCAGCCGCATGGCGGTAAGGTAGCCTCCCCAAACACACCCGGTATCCAGCGCATATACGTTCCTGGTATTGGCTTCCCCTTCCAGCGCTGCCCAGTGTCCGAATATCACGCGGTCATCTTTGGTCTTGCGATTTTTGAAGCTGAACCAGGGTTTGTAGTCGTGGTGTGCTGCCAGGGGACCCTGCTTGGTGACGAGATCCAGGGTACCGTCTTCCTTGCAGAATCGCATACGGGTGAAGTAGTTGGTGATGGAGCGCAGGCGCTCGACGCCGATCAGGTGGTCGTTCCACTTGTGGGGCTCGTTGCCGTACATGCCAAAGAAAAAGGCTTCTGCCATAGAACGATCCTGCAAAGCCTTGTGCACCTCTCCCGCGAGCTCCAGAGCTTTGCTCATGCTCCAGATCGGCGGGATACCTGCGTGCACCATGGAGAAATACTTGCTGGCGACTTTCTTGTGCACCATGAGAGGTTGCTTTTGCAGCCAGCCCAGTAGTTTGTCGGCGTCCTTGGCGCGCAGTACTTGCGCCAGGTCGTACTCCTTGTCGGTCAGGCGTTTGGCACCGTGGGCGAGGGCGAGCAGGTGCAGGTCGTGGTTGCCGAGTACCGCGGTGATCTGGCTGCGGTGTTCGTATAGGAAGCGCAGGGTGCTGAGGCTGTCCGGGCCCCTGTGCACCATGTCGCCGGCAAGCCACAGTTTGTCCTTGTCCGGGTTGAAGCGGACTTTTTTGAGCAGTCTCTGAAAGGGTTCGAAGCAGCCCTGAATGTCGCCGATTGCGTAAGTTGCCAAAATTCCGTTCCGTTTACTGAGCCTGTTCTGGCGGATTTGAGGAAGGGGGAAGGCTGCTGCAGTAATCTGCGAGCTCCACGTATTCCTTGACGCTCAGAGTTTCCGGACGGCGGCTGGCGTCGATCGGCAGCTGTGCAGTGTCGAGATCCGGAAACAGGGGCTTCAATGCGTTGCGCAGGGTTTTACGGCGCTGCTGGAAGGCGATACTGACAATGCGCTCCAGTAACGGCTCATCTTTAGCTGGAAAGGGGAGAGTCTGGTGTGGGACCAGCCGCACGATCGCGGAGTCCACCTTGGGCGCCGGGCGGAAGGATTGTGGCGGCACCGGGAACAGGCCCTGTACCCGGCAGAAATACTGTGTCATGACACTCAGACGACCGAAGGATTTTGCACCGGGTACGGCCGCGAGGCGGTCCACCACTTCTTTCTGCAGCATGAAGTGCATGTCCTTGACCTTGCCGCGAAAACTCAGCAGGTGGAACAGCAGCGGGGTGGAAATATTGTAGGGCAGGTTGCCGACGATACGTAGTTGCTCACCTTCTTCGACCATGCTGCCGAAGTCGAACTTCAGCGCATCTTTTTCGATGATGGTGAAGTCCGGGTATTCGCGAAATTTGAATTGCAGCATCGGGATCAGGTCCCGGTCCAGCTCCACCGCGGTAAGGGAGGGGCACTTGTCCAGCAGCAATGCGGTGATGGCACCCTGACCGGGGCCAATCTCCACCAACTTGTCGGTGTCTTTGGGGCCGATGGCACGCACGATGCGCTCGATGATGTTTTCGTCGACAAGAAAGTTCTGGCCGAAGCGCTTGCGCGCTTTGTGTTGGAAGAAGTTGTCCATGCAATGTTGTTCGGTTGTGCCCGCCAGTAAAAATAGAGATGGTGGGCACGCTACGCTTTGCCCACCCTACGGCAGTATCAGGGTAAAAAAGGGGCGCCCTTAAAATTGGCGCAGTTTTGCCAGCTCAATGGCCTGGCTCAGGGCGGCGTAAAGGCTGCCGGTATCGGCGATGCCATTGCCTGCAATATTGAGTGCGGTGCCGTGGTCCACGGAGGTGCGGATAAACGGCAACCCCAGGGTGATATTGATGGCGCGCCCGAAACCCTTGAATTTTAACACTGGTAGGCCCTGATCGTGGTACATGGCCAGTACTGCGTCACAACGTGCCAGTTGCGGCGGGGTGAACAGGGTGTCGGCGGGTAGCGGGCCGATCAGATTCAGCCCCAGGGCGCGCAGGGTTTCCAGGGCCGGTTCGATAACGTCGATTTCTTCGCGCCCCAGATGACCGTCTTCACCGGCGTGCGGGTTGAGGCCGCAGACCCCGATGCGCGGATGTTCAATGCGAAACTGATCCCGCAGGCTGCGGTGCAGAATGGTGAGAACCTGCTGCAACGACGGCCCGCTGATGGCGTCACTGACATCCTTGAGCGGCAGGTGGGTGGTGGCCAGTGCCACCCGCAGCTCGTCGGCGGCGAGCATCATTACCACCTTTTCCACACCGGCTTTTTCCGCAAAAAATTCGGTGTGGCCGCTGAATGGCACACCGGCTTCGTTGATCACGCCCTTGTGTACCGGGCCGGTCACCACGGCGTCGAATGTACGCTGCAGGCAGCCCTCCGCGGCAAGTCGCAGTGTTTCCAATA
This is a stretch of genomic DNA from Microbulbifer bruguierae. It encodes these proteins:
- a CDS encoding symmetrical bis(5'-nucleosyl)-tetraphosphatase, translated to MATYAIGDIQGCFEPFQRLLKKVRFNPDKDKLWLAGDMVHRGPDSLSTLRFLYEHRSQITAVLGNHDLHLLALAHGAKRLTDKEYDLAQVLRAKDADKLLGWLQKQPLMVHKKVASKYFSMVHAGIPPIWSMSKALELAGEVHKALQDRSMAEAFFFGMYGNEPHKWNDHLIGVERLRSITNYFTRMRFCKEDGTLDLVTKQGPLAAHHDYKPWFSFKNRKTKDDRVIFGHWAALEGEANTRNVYALDTGCVWGGYLTAMRLEDENFFCADCTLQ
- a CDS encoding PrkA family serine protein kinase, which gives rise to MSIFNHYLERYESVQEEELTIQEYLELCKHDRSAYASPAERMLMAIGEAELVDTSRDPRLSRIFSNKVIKRYKAFSEFYGMEEAIEQIVSFFRHAAQGLEEKKQILYLLGPVGGGKSSLAERLKALMEQVPIYAIKGSPVFESPLALFSPTEDGQILEEDYGIPRRYVNTIMSPWAVKRLHEYNGDITKFKVVKIRPSILDQIAIAKTEPGDENNQDISSLVGKVDIRKLEDFPQNDPDAYSFSGSLCRSNQGLMEFVEMFKAPIKVLHPLLTATQEGNYNSTEGLGAIPFNGVILAHSNESEWQTFRNNRNNEAFLDRIYIVKVPYCLRVKEEIKIYDKLLENSSLAKAPCAPDTLRMLAQFSVLSRTKNPENSSIFSKMRVYDGENLKDTDPKAKTIQEYRDNAGVDEGMNGLSTRFAFKILSKVFNFDATEVAANPVHLLYVLEQQIEQEQFPPEQQENYLGFIKEYLAPRYVEFIGKEIQTAYLESYAEYGQNLFDRYVTYADFWIQDQEYRDPETGEILDRAALNEELEKTEKPAGISNPKDFRNEIVNFVLRARAGNQGKNPDWRSYEKLRAVIEKKMFSNTEDLLPVISFNTKASADDQKKHADFVARMVERGYTEKQVRLLSEWYLRVRKSQ
- the galE gene encoding UDP-glucose 4-epimerase GalE, translated to MNVLVTGGAGYIGSHTCVELLEAGFSPVVIDNLCNSSEEALQRVQAITGKAVPFHQVDIKDADGLREIFRQYNIAAVIHFAGLKAVGESVSQPLRYYQNNVAGTVTLCQVMEEFGVNQLIFSSSATVYGDPASVPIREDFPTGATNPYGASKLMVEDILQDLCKAPGNQWKVSLLRYFNPIGAHESGTIGEDPAGIPNNLLPFVAQVAVGRLPQLQVFGDDYPTPDGTGVRDYIHVVDLARGHLAALNKLQKEETEAGCYTYNLGTGRGSSVLEIVRAFAEASQKEIPYQVVPRRPGDIAECYADPTFAEQELGWKTELDLKRMVEDTWRWQSQNPNGYSD
- the rsmA gene encoding 16S rRNA (adenine(1518)-N(6)/adenine(1519)-N(6))-dimethyltransferase RsmA, with translation MDNFFQHKARKRFGQNFLVDENIIERIVRAIGPKDTDKLVEIGPGQGAITALLLDKCPSLTAVELDRDLIPMLQFKFREYPDFTIIEKDALKFDFGSMVEEGEQLRIVGNLPYNISTPLLFHLLSFRGKVKDMHFMLQKEVVDRLAAVPGAKSFGRLSVMTQYFCRVQGLFPVPPQSFRPAPKVDSAIVRLVPHQTLPFPAKDEPLLERIVSIAFQQRRKTLRNALKPLFPDLDTAQLPIDASRRPETLSVKEYVELADYCSSLPPSSNPPEQAQ
- the pdxA gene encoding 4-hydroxythreonine-4-phosphate dehydrogenase PdxA, whose translation is MTPRIAFTPGEPAGIGPELAVKLACSERASDIASAQIIAIADPDLLQQEATRQGKALTLLPFDPTLPVQATPANSLHILPVELAQAAYPGQLNPTNAPYVLETLRLAAEGCLQRTFDAVVTGPVHKGVINEAGVPFSGHTEFFAEKAGVEKVVMMLAADELRVALATTHLPLKDVSDAISGPSLQQVLTILHRSLRDQFRIEHPRIGVCGLNPHAGEDGHLGREEIDVIEPALETLRALGLNLIGPLPADTLFTPPQLARCDAVLAMYHDQGLPVLKFKGFGRAINITLGLPFIRTSVDHGTALNIAGNGIADTGSLYAALSQAIELAKLRQF
- a CDS encoding GFA family protein, producing the protein MKGSCLCGQIQYQIEKLDGAIQHCSCKTCRKAHSAAFNTAAAVLKESFSWEKGEDKLSAYESSPGKVRYFCSNCGSQLIATKEGSPNYILRVATLDEDPGVKAEFGIWRSHEVSWLEYGEHIPAYNEWQPGR
- a CDS encoding DUF1289 domain-containing protein, which produces MWHKTEEQKLISACIHACNLIEDSKICGGCFRTTGEIEAWRKLDEAARKIILQKAEMRKLSSQGIPEL